One part of the Amycolatopsis lurida genome encodes these proteins:
- a CDS encoding ornithine cyclodeaminase family protein: MENRWLADVLARPTPESVRFLGRTEVVDCLARIDVVAAVKDALVSHHHGRTILPSEAYLSWTNQHGAYSRSIGMPGAVLDQGDEAAYGMKIINASVSNPEFGLERAGGLGLCFDPRTARVTAVMEVGVLSAVRTAAVTAIAVEATGYGSVRSLAVVGCGTQARVHLALLLARCPELRRITLCDVRRPVAESLAGELVSRHPGVSFSVAATPAEAMADAEMTLFLTTVSEGYVRPDWVRPGSLLLNVSLGDLTDEVLTGASALVVDDVQLIVENPRRPLGRLINEGRIAAKARADRPSITATIGELLAGDMLSERPDTGYVVVNPFGLGILDVALFGAVLRRASSAGIGQVLELV; encoded by the coding sequence ATGGAGAACCGGTGGCTCGCGGACGTACTCGCCAGGCCCACTCCGGAGTCGGTGCGGTTCCTGGGCCGGACCGAGGTCGTGGACTGCCTGGCGCGGATCGACGTCGTGGCCGCGGTCAAGGACGCACTGGTGAGTCATCACCACGGCCGGACGATCCTGCCGAGTGAGGCGTACCTGTCCTGGACCAATCAGCACGGCGCCTACAGCCGCTCGATCGGCATGCCGGGCGCGGTGCTCGACCAGGGCGACGAAGCCGCCTACGGCATGAAGATCATCAACGCCAGTGTGTCGAATCCGGAGTTCGGCCTGGAACGGGCCGGTGGCCTCGGGCTCTGCTTCGATCCGCGGACGGCGCGGGTCACCGCGGTGATGGAGGTCGGCGTGCTCAGCGCCGTGCGGACGGCCGCCGTGACCGCGATCGCCGTCGAAGCCACCGGATACGGGTCGGTTCGCTCGCTGGCCGTCGTGGGGTGCGGAACCCAGGCGCGGGTGCATCTCGCCCTGTTGCTCGCGAGATGCCCGGAGCTGAGGCGGATCACCTTGTGCGACGTGCGACGGCCGGTGGCCGAAAGCCTCGCCGGTGAACTCGTTTCCCGGCACCCGGGAGTTTCGTTCTCCGTCGCGGCCACGCCTGCCGAGGCGATGGCCGACGCGGAAATGACACTGTTCCTGACCACCGTCTCCGAGGGGTATGTGCGGCCGGATTGGGTGCGTCCCGGATCGCTTCTGCTCAACGTCTCGCTCGGCGACCTGACCGATGAGGTCCTCACCGGCGCCTCCGCCCTCGTCGTCGACGACGTCCAGCTGATCGTCGAGAATCCGCGGCGGCCTCTGGGGCGACTGATCAACGAGGGAAGGATCGCCGCGAAGGCGCGGGCGGACCGGCCCTCGATCACCGCGACGATCGGCGAACTGCTCGCCGGCGACATGCTCTCGGAGCGGCCGGACACCGGCTACGTCGTCGTGAATCCTTTCGGGCTCGGCATTCTCGATGTCGCGCTGTTCGGTGCGGTACTGCGCCGGGCAAGCAGCGCGGGTATCGGGCAGGTCTTGGAGCTCGTCTGA